A portion of the Bombina bombina isolate aBomBom1 unplaced genomic scaffold, aBomBom1.pri scaffold_1449, whole genome shotgun sequence genome contains these proteins:
- the LOC128644086 gene encoding structural maintenance of chromosomes protein 5-like, giving the protein MGKFSLNKKKEPAIIKDLHIAIQWVVKNEALFCGRITMRSYGSMNEDDRQKPIDNVMQREEPEAREPFLFVFQHREDMELFLQACLDQQGLQVNAMFNK; this is encoded by the exons ATGGGGAAGTTCTCTTTAAACAAGAAGAAG GAGCCAGCAATCATTAAAGATCTACACATTGCTATACAATGGGTTGTCAAGAATGAGGCACTGTTCTGTGGGCGCATAACCATGCGAAGTTATGGGTCAATGAATGAAGATGACCGCCAGAAGCCCATAGATAACGTGATGCAAAGAGAAGAACCAGAAGCAAGGGAGCCATTCCTCTTTGTATTTCAGCACAGAGAAGATATGGAGTTGTTTTTGCAGGCATGTCTTGACCAACAGGGCCTCCAAGTTAATGCCATGTTCAACAAATGA